In one Umezawaea sp. Da 62-37 genomic region, the following are encoded:
- a CDS encoding DUF6193 family natural product biosynthesis protein, translating to MGEPAFQDLVDAGGLKAVLQAACPDCDVDMKDAPGAFGEFSAVVRKGDREVHVIPLKNKCLFFVRHRLRGTYLSWLATTELVEVTGSAATWLGGATARELAAEWPFADFIDVADAHESGDRTELRWQMFRAHKQHDLGEFIEAAMREQSLRRMYPFTSLFWMSFRPTAAECRVPGP from the coding sequence ATGGGTGAACCGGCGTTTCAAGACCTGGTCGACGCAGGTGGCCTCAAGGCCGTCCTCCAAGCCGCGTGCCCCGACTGCGATGTCGACATGAAGGACGCCCCAGGTGCTTTCGGGGAGTTCAGTGCCGTGGTGCGCAAGGGCGACCGCGAGGTGCACGTCATACCGCTCAAGAACAAGTGCCTGTTCTTCGTGCGGCACAGGCTGCGAGGCACTTACCTGAGCTGGCTGGCCACGACCGAACTGGTTGAAGTCACTGGATCTGCCGCGACCTGGCTGGGCGGCGCCACCGCGCGGGAGTTGGCCGCTGAGTGGCCGTTCGCCGATTTCATCGACGTTGCCGACGCGCACGAGAGCGGCGACCGGACCGAACTCCGGTGGCAGATGTTCCGCGCGCACAAGCAGCACGACCTGGGCGAGTTCATCGAGGCGGCGATGCGGGAGCAGTCGCTGCGGCGGATGTACCCGTTCACGTCGCTGTTCTGGATGTCGTTCCGGCCGACCGCGGCCGAGTGCCGGGTACCTGGCCCCTAG